In the genome of Pieris rapae chromosome 6, ilPieRapa1.1, whole genome shotgun sequence, one region contains:
- the LOC110997195 gene encoding uncharacterized protein LOC110997195: MIEILIAVAVVSFAFGTEDYYYYSFKSNISRSTPMGIAAYRSALTLDWIAAEDLRQRELAAAFETEASPVRVISSDCVGYPKPTSGKIGRLMLELLKNLEGDDGILVPELTQVLVRSKFLVESSMFDSEPDLYSLVKMPNVMMGEPHTTFPRILAIIWMLVTDPVTTKKYGWCPIKKVNKYLSSERSSEVAKQMRAMEIVVARARFIMEEFIQSITPTDVYQKPTVSQKKLRRSSSTAKHGKKRAHEIAAFPAYQTMKNISTLEPNIQEMMELPTEYSHILFSRSNTLKSMLTLMFSFLFV, translated from the exons TTTGGAACAGAAGACTACTATTACTACTCGTTCAAGAGTAATATTTCGAGGTCTACTCCGATGGGCATCGCTGCATACCGTTCAGCTTTGACGCTTGACTGGATAGCAGCTGAAGATCTTCGTCAAAG GGAACTAGCGGCTGCCTTCGAAACGGAAGCCTCTCCAGTGAGGGTCATAAGTTCAGACTGTGTTGGATATCCCAAGCCCACCTCCGGGAAAATTGGAAGACTTATGCTTGAATTGCTCAA aaatttaGAAGGCGATGATGGCATTCTTGTGCCTGAGCTGACGCAAGTCCTAGTTCGCTCCAAGTTTCTTGTTGAGTCATCAATGTTTGACTCTGAACCTGATCTATACTCTCTGGTGAAGATGCCTAATGTAATGATGGGAGAGCCTCACACAACCTTTCCCAGGATACTGGCAATTATATGGATGCTTGTGACCGATCCCGTTACCACTAAGAAGTATGGCTGGTGCCCTATAAAGAag gtgaACAAGTATCTATCGTCAGAGCGTAGTTCCGAAGTGGCAAAACAAATGCGCGCAATGGAGATAGTGGTAGCGCGCGCACGGTTCATAATGGAGGAGTTCATACAGAGTATTACACCGACTGATGTATATCAGAAACCTACTGTTAGCCAAAag AAATTGAGACGTTCTAGCTCTACAGCGAAACATGGTAAAAAACGCGCACACGAAATC GCTGCATTCCCTGCATATCAAACGATGAAAAATATATCGACGCTGGAACCAAATATACAGGAAATGATGGAACTACCGACAGAATACAGTCATATATTATTCTCGAGATCAAATACTCTTAAATCAATGTTAACattaatgttttcatttttatttgtttaa